The following coding sequences are from one Sesamum indicum cultivar Zhongzhi No. 13 linkage group LG11, S_indicum_v1.0, whole genome shotgun sequence window:
- the LOC105173131 gene encoding protein LHY-like has product MDPYSSGEDLVIKTRKPYTITKQRERWTEEEHNRFLEALKLYGRAWQRIEEHIGTKTAVQIRSHAQKFFTKLEKEALVKGVPIGHTLDIEIPPPRPKRKPSNPYPRKTSVGVRTSQVGLKDGKLSNPVSSTCLSNMKVELEKETEKPFDDGKLENSNEYQEKDNCTEALTLLKEACCASPSSANKTSLSVCDAPKRSCTFRQYVQLSKEARNQDETTASQVTIEAEGLRTHKSDSKELLQDGAPSNISDDVDPYLLHEKSLNNRRIDELKKQKAVDTLPTSDVQATQSYPRHVPVHILDGSLGMSGQSISPDMSYAESMFHQMGGVHSHQNLFMNPATSATPEHFSNASRSSIHQSVPSYHPIFTPIQNQDDYRSFLHMSSTFSSLIVSALSQNPAAYAAASFASTLWPCANMEAPVEPSTAQTGTFQSRPISSAPSMAAIAAATVAAATAWWAAHGLLPLCAPFHPGFTCSPASASATPMASSQGKAVNSERRENSPDPALRGQQLEPECSEALHEQHSRAKSPTLSTSDSEATEGAKLNLGLAADETEKIADAAELHDAKSKNKKQVDRSSCGSNTPSSSEVEADALEKHTKGKEEKLMKDKEDSQGLGVVHPVGDPFSRRFRSTSNMNDSWKHMQGRLAFQALFSREVLPQSFSPPHGVKIKGKKISIKDKENPEEKVENGLQLDLNGKTWATFSEKQGVQENALLTGENKEDGLLNLGLGHAKLKAHRTGFKPYKRCSVEAKESRVSANSQDDEKGPKRLRLEGETST; this is encoded by the exons ATGGACCCTTATTCCTCTGGAGAAGACCTTGTTATTAAG ACAAGGAAACCTTATACAATCACAAAGCAGCGTGAGCGATGGACTGAAGAGGAGCATAATAGATTTCTAGAAGCCCTCAAGCTCTATGGCCGAGCTTGGCAACGTATAGAAG AACATATAGGAACTAAGACTGCTGTGCAGATAAGGAGTCATGCACAGAAATTTTTCACAAAG TTGGAAAAGGAGGCTCTTGTCAAAGGAGTTCCAATAGGGCACACTCTTGACATTGAAATCCCTCCGCCACGGCCTAAAAGGAAACCTAGTAATCCTTACCCTCGTAAGACAAGTGTGGGAGTGCGTACTTCCCAGGTGGGACTGAAGGATGGGAAATTATCAAACCCAGTTTCTTCGACGTGCCTGTCTAATATGAAAGTAGAATTGGAGAAAGAAACCGAG AAACCTTTTGATGACGGGAAATTAGAGAACAGTAATGAATACCAAGAAAAGGATAATTGCACTGAGGCTCTCACTCTTCTCAAGGAAGCTTGTTGTGCATCGCCATCTTCAGCGAACAAAACCTCCTTGTCAGTATGTGATGCACCTAAAAGATCATGTACTTTTAGGCAATATGTCCAACTGTCGAAAGAAGCACGTAATCAGGATGAAACCACTGCATCTCAGGTCACTATCGAAGCCGAAGGACTTCGGACACACAAGTCTGATAGCAAAGAGCTGCTTCAGGATGGTGCCCCATCCAACATTTCAGACGACGTCGATCCATACCTTTTACATGAGAAATCTTTGAATAATAGAAGAATAGATGAGCTGAAGAAGCAGAAAGCTGTTGATACATTGCCAACTAGTGATGTGCAAGCCACACAGAGTTATCCCCGCCATGTTCCTGTGCACATTCTTGATGGGAGCTTAGGGATGAGTGGTCAAAGTATCTCCCCAGATATGTCATATGCAGAATCTATGTTTCATCAAATGGGTGGAGTTCACAGTCatcaaaatcttttcatgaatCCAGCTACATCTGCTACTCCGGAACATTTTAGTAATGCATCAAGATCATCCATTCATCAGTCAGTTCCTAGTTATCATCCAATCTTCACTCCAATCCAGAATCAAGACGATTACCGCTCTTTTCTGCACATGTCATCTACATTTTCTAGTCTTATTGTATCTGCTCTGTCACAGAATCCTGCTGCCTATGCTGCAGCTAGTTTTGCCTCAACTTTGTGGCCATGTGCGAACATGGAAGCTCCAGTTGAACCCTCTACAGCTCAAACTGGGACATTTCAATCAAGGCCGATAAGTTCAGCTCCTAGTATGGCAGCAATTGCTGCAGCTACTGTAGCAGCTGCAACAGCATGGTGGGCCGCCCATGGCCTACTTCCTTTATGTGCTCCATTTCACCCTGGCTTTACCTGCTCTCCTGCATCGGCATCTGCCACTCCAATGGCTAGCAGCCAAGGGAAAGCCGTGAACagtgaaagaagagaaaacagTCCTGATCCTGCTTTACGGGGTCAGCAACTGGAACCAGAATGCTCCGAGGCTTTGCATGAACAGCATTCCCGTGCAAAGTCACCAACGTTGTCAACATCAGATTCTGAAGCAACTGAAGGTGCAAAACTTAATTTAGGGTTAGCTGCTgatgaaacagaaaaaattgCAGATGCAGCTGAGCTGCATGATGCAAAGTCCAAGAACAAAAAACAGGTGGACCGTTCTTCCTGTGGATCAAACACACCTTCCAGCAGCGAAGTAGAAGCGGATGCTTTGGAGAAGCACACAAAGGGAAAAGAGGAAAAGCTTATGAAAGATAAAGAGGACTCACAAGGACTTGGTGTAGTTCATCCTGTTGGTGACCCCTTTAGTCGACGTTTTAGAAGTACCAGCAACATGAATGATTCCTGGAAG CACATGCAGGGACGACTGGCATTTCAGGCACTCTTCTCCAGAGAAGTATTGCCTCAGAGTTTTTCACCTCCACATGGTGTAAAGATTAAGGGCAAGAAAATTTCTATCAAGGATAAAGAAAATCCGGaggaaaaagttgaaaatggaCTTCAGTTAGACCTTAATGGGAAGACATGGGCCACATTTTCTGAGAAACAAGGGGTACAAGAGAATGCCCTGTTGACTGGAGAGAACAAGGAGGATGGACTACTAAATCTGGGACTTGGACATGCCAAGCTGAAAGCTCATCGAACTGGATTTAAACCTTATAAGAGATGCTCAGTGGAGGCCAAGGAGAGTAGAGTATCAGCCAATAGTCAGGATGACGAGAAAGGTCCCAAGAGGTTGCGCCTAGAAGGAGAGACCTCTACATAA